A DNA window from Brassica napus cultivar Da-Ae chromosome A4, Da-Ae, whole genome shotgun sequence contains the following coding sequences:
- the LOC106380564 gene encoding uncharacterized protein LOC106380564 isoform X3: MRFRKGSRVEVLTLRETPYGAWRTAEILSGNGHTYNVRYYSFGVAKDETLEERVARKMIRPCPPLIDVYRWESGELVEVLDHVFWKPATVLKELSGRCYAVRLLGSASVELTVHKVNLRGRQSWRDERWGLIEKVSCSVKSSTLTGSYVNQKKLKPRERSVVSIRLVKRPSPCESAESCTGTPKKMRLTEGGAATCCQMVRVRTKRFSDDACSVGSCSPIRYDESTSFLDGGSSQDADSYTSDAESSKGCRQEVRRFCRPELSTYRSTLGKLFAQGPLNWDQEASLTDLRLSLNISNDEHLMEIRNLTSSAGTSLQCGISCYILFFSKRVLIVMICIGNRVEESMNSAADLASRDLYSDALGLPIRAKHEAPSYSNT; encoded by the exons atgagattcagaaaagGAAGCAGAGTTGAGGTTTTAACCCTCAGAGAGACACCTTATGGCGCGTGGCGAACGGCTGAGATTCTTTCAGGCAATGGTCACACCTACAACGTTCGATATTACTCGTTCGGGGTTGCAAAAGACGAGACATTGGAGGAGAGAGTTGCGAGGAAGATGATCAGGCCTTGTCCTCCGCTAATCGATGTATACAGGTGGGAATCTGGCGAACTAGTTGAGGTTCTTGATCATGTTTTCTGGAAACCCGCTACTGTCCTCAAGGAGTTGTCGGGACGATGCTATGCTGTTCGGTTACTTGGTTCCGCCTCGGTGGAGCTTACTGTTCATAAAGTTAACCTCAGGGGTAGACAATCTTGGCGAGATGAAAGATGGGGTCTGATCGAAAAGGTGTCTTGTTCTGTGAAGTCCTCTACGTTGACTGGTTCTTATGTAAACCAGAAGAAGCTTAAGCCACGTGAGAGGAGTGTTGTTTCTATAAGACTGGTGAAGAGACCTTCACCCTGTGAGTCTGCTGAATCTTGCACGGGAACTCCTAAGAAGATGAGATTGACGGAAGGAGGTGCTGCTACTTGCTGTCAAATGGTGAGGGTAAGAACAAAAAGGTTTAGTGATGATGCATGCTCGGTTGGTAGTTGTAGCCCTATTAGATATGATGAGTCAACTTCTTTTCTAGATGGTGGTTCTAGCCAAGACGCAGACTCTTATACTAGTGATGCAGAATCTTCAAAAGGATGCAGACAAGAAGTGAGGAGGTTCTGTAGGCCTGAACTGTCCACGTACCGGAGTACACTGGGGAAGTTATTTGCTCAAGGACCGCTTAACTGGGATCAGGAAGCATCACTAACGGATCTCCGACTTTCGCTGAATATATCAAATGATGAACATTTGATGGAGATAAGAAACCTAACGTCTTCTGCTG GTACTTCCCTGCAATGTGGAATCAGCTGTTACATATTGTTCTTTTCCAAGAGGGTTCTTATAGTGATGATCTGTATAGGCAACAGAGTGGAAGAAAGTAT GAACAGTGCTGCAGATCTTGCTTCTAGAGATCTTTACTCAGATGCATTGGGTTTACCTATCCGTGCAAAACACGAGGCCCCTTCTTACTCAAATACATAA
- the LOC106380564 gene encoding uncharacterized protein LOC106380564 isoform X2, translating into MRFRKGSRVEVLTLRETPYGAWRTAEILSGNGHTYNVRYYSFGVAKDETLEERVARKMIRPCPPLIDVYRWESGELVEVLDHVFWKPATVLKELSGRCYAVRLLGSASVELTVHKVNLRGRQSWRDERWGLIEKVSCSVKSSTLTGSYVNQKKLKPRERSVVSIRLVKRPSPCESAESCTGTPKKMRLTEGGAATCCQMVRVRTKRFSDDACSVGSCSPIRYDESTSFLDGGSSQDADSYTSDAESSKGCRQEVRRFCRPELSTYRSTLGKLFAQGPLNWDQEASLTDLRLSLNISNDEHLMEIRNLTSSAGTSLQCGISCYILFFSKRVLIVMICIGNRVEERTVLQILLLEIFTQMHWVYLSVQNTRPLLTQIHKLNCTVFFFLVIQN; encoded by the exons atgagattcagaaaagGAAGCAGAGTTGAGGTTTTAACCCTCAGAGAGACACCTTATGGCGCGTGGCGAACGGCTGAGATTCTTTCAGGCAATGGTCACACCTACAACGTTCGATATTACTCGTTCGGGGTTGCAAAAGACGAGACATTGGAGGAGAGAGTTGCGAGGAAGATGATCAGGCCTTGTCCTCCGCTAATCGATGTATACAGGTGGGAATCTGGCGAACTAGTTGAGGTTCTTGATCATGTTTTCTGGAAACCCGCTACTGTCCTCAAGGAGTTGTCGGGACGATGCTATGCTGTTCGGTTACTTGGTTCCGCCTCGGTGGAGCTTACTGTTCATAAAGTTAACCTCAGGGGTAGACAATCTTGGCGAGATGAAAGATGGGGTCTGATCGAAAAGGTGTCTTGTTCTGTGAAGTCCTCTACGTTGACTGGTTCTTATGTAAACCAGAAGAAGCTTAAGCCACGTGAGAGGAGTGTTGTTTCTATAAGACTGGTGAAGAGACCTTCACCCTGTGAGTCTGCTGAATCTTGCACGGGAACTCCTAAGAAGATGAGATTGACGGAAGGAGGTGCTGCTACTTGCTGTCAAATGGTGAGGGTAAGAACAAAAAGGTTTAGTGATGATGCATGCTCGGTTGGTAGTTGTAGCCCTATTAGATATGATGAGTCAACTTCTTTTCTAGATGGTGGTTCTAGCCAAGACGCAGACTCTTATACTAGTGATGCAGAATCTTCAAAAGGATGCAGACAAGAAGTGAGGAGGTTCTGTAGGCCTGAACTGTCCACGTACCGGAGTACACTGGGGAAGTTATTTGCTCAAGGACCGCTTAACTGGGATCAGGAAGCATCACTAACGGATCTCCGACTTTCGCTGAATATATCAAATGATGAACATTTGATGGAGATAAGAAACCTAACGTCTTCTGCTG GTACTTCCCTGCAATGTGGAATCAGCTGTTACATATTGTTCTTTTCCAAGAGGGTTCTTATAGTGATGATCTGTATAGGCAACAGAGTGGAAGAAA GAACAGTGCTGCAGATCTTGCTTCTAGAGATCTTTACTCAGATGCATTGGGTTTACCTATCCGTGCAAAACACGAGGCCCCTTCTTACTCAAATACATAAGTTAAATTGTactgtctttttctttttggttattCAAAACTGA
- the LOC106380564 gene encoding uncharacterized protein LOC106380564 isoform X1, translated as MRFRKGSRVEVLTLRETPYGAWRTAEILSGNGHTYNVRYYSFGVAKDETLEERVARKMIRPCPPLIDVYRWESGELVEVLDHVFWKPATVLKELSGRCYAVRLLGSASVELTVHKVNLRGRQSWRDERWGLIEKVSCSVKSSTLTGSYVNQKKLKPRERSVVSIRLVKRPSPCESAESCTGTPKKMRLTEGGAATCCQMVRVRTKRFSDDACSVGSCSPIRYDESTSFLDGGSSQDADSYTSDAESSKGCRQEVRRFCRPELSTYRSTLGKLFAQGPLNWDQEASLTDLRLSLNISNDEHLMEIRNLTSSAGTSLQCGISCYILFFSKRVLIVMICIGNRVEESMYGNSNPYCDVLLLIVSLIFFCYNFGILNYKMLQYMCFNISHVLRIEFFFWSSFIDLRFRFCWISYLYFHYYWLDYGTSLHFFRNSAADLASRDLYSDALGLPIRAKHEAPSYSNT; from the exons atgagattcagaaaagGAAGCAGAGTTGAGGTTTTAACCCTCAGAGAGACACCTTATGGCGCGTGGCGAACGGCTGAGATTCTTTCAGGCAATGGTCACACCTACAACGTTCGATATTACTCGTTCGGGGTTGCAAAAGACGAGACATTGGAGGAGAGAGTTGCGAGGAAGATGATCAGGCCTTGTCCTCCGCTAATCGATGTATACAGGTGGGAATCTGGCGAACTAGTTGAGGTTCTTGATCATGTTTTCTGGAAACCCGCTACTGTCCTCAAGGAGTTGTCGGGACGATGCTATGCTGTTCGGTTACTTGGTTCCGCCTCGGTGGAGCTTACTGTTCATAAAGTTAACCTCAGGGGTAGACAATCTTGGCGAGATGAAAGATGGGGTCTGATCGAAAAGGTGTCTTGTTCTGTGAAGTCCTCTACGTTGACTGGTTCTTATGTAAACCAGAAGAAGCTTAAGCCACGTGAGAGGAGTGTTGTTTCTATAAGACTGGTGAAGAGACCTTCACCCTGTGAGTCTGCTGAATCTTGCACGGGAACTCCTAAGAAGATGAGATTGACGGAAGGAGGTGCTGCTACTTGCTGTCAAATGGTGAGGGTAAGAACAAAAAGGTTTAGTGATGATGCATGCTCGGTTGGTAGTTGTAGCCCTATTAGATATGATGAGTCAACTTCTTTTCTAGATGGTGGTTCTAGCCAAGACGCAGACTCTTATACTAGTGATGCAGAATCTTCAAAAGGATGCAGACAAGAAGTGAGGAGGTTCTGTAGGCCTGAACTGTCCACGTACCGGAGTACACTGGGGAAGTTATTTGCTCAAGGACCGCTTAACTGGGATCAGGAAGCATCACTAACGGATCTCCGACTTTCGCTGAATATATCAAATGATGAACATTTGATGGAGATAAGAAACCTAACGTCTTCTGCTG GTACTTCCCTGCAATGTGGAATCAGCTGTTACATATTGTTCTTTTCCAAGAGGGTTCTTATAGTGATGATCTGTATAGGCAACAGAGTGGAAGAAAGTATGTATGGAAACTCCAATCCTTATTGTgatgttcttcttcttatagtcagcttaattttcttttgttataattttGGGATATTGAACTACAAAATGTTACAGTATATGTGCTTTAACATAAGTCATGTTTTGAggattgagttttttttttggtcgtcTTTCATTGATTTACGCTTTAGATTCTGTTGGATAAGCTATTTGTATTTTCATTATTATTGGTTGGATTATGGAACTTCCCTACATTTTTTCAGGAACAGTGCTGCAGATCTTGCTTCTAGAGATCTTTACTCAGATGCATTGGGTTTACCTATCCGTGCAAAACACGAGGCCCCTTCTTACTCAAATACATAA